The genomic segment GTATTGGTCGTTGATGCGTTTGAAATGGTCGATGTCCAGAATCAGCAAACAGAACGTCGTCCCGTTGCGACGGCGATCGGCGAAGACTCGAATGATTTCATAGTCGAAAGCGCGACGATTCGGGATGGCGGTCAGCGCGTCCATGCGAGATTCCTGCATGCACGATGTCATCATTTCGCGCTGACGTTGAATCTCTTTCTTGGCGTCTTCCAGGTCGGTTTGCAGTCGCTGATTGGCGTTGACCAGCATCTTGCCCGCAACCAGAACCAGGGCAGAACCGATTTCACCGGGGGTTTCCAATTTGTCGGTGATTTCATTGACGCGAAGACAGTGCTGACCCACCTGCAGGTCGACATGCGACGTCAGTTCGTACAAAGAATTGGCCAGGTGTTCGATCCGTCGTTCACTTTGGTTTTGTTCGTTCTGTTCGTGTTCCGACAGGGTTTCGCCCGCAGCCCCAAGTTTCACAGGACGCGTGAAGGCGCATCGAAACGCGATCGTTAGTGCGCTTCCGATGACGGCGCTCATCAGGCAGCAGGCGATCGTCGCAGGAAGGGAAATCAAGATCTTCTCCGCACTCAAATTCGTGGCATTGCTGGTAAACGAAATCGGGATGCCTGGGGAGGCAGTCGTTTCGCATCAATCGACGAGCGTGATCGGAGGGCGGCGTACCAATTCCAACTGCGATGAACGCGACCTTGGAATTAGATGAAACGACAGCCCATGCATCACTCTAGCTCATGGATTTTGTCCAGCGAGCGAATTCTGTTCACCTACTGGTGATTTGATGTGCTTTGAGCGAGAGAATCGCCAAGAGACGACAAGTTCTGCACCATTTCCTGATTGGCTTCGAACAAGCGTTGATTGAGTGCCAGCGCCGCATCCTGGCTTTCTTTAAGACGCAATGCGGCATTCACCCGGCTGCGCAATTGGACGATGCTGAGTGGCTTGACGAGGTAGTCGTCGGCACCCGCAGACATCATTCGGGCCATTTCATTGGGGCTTGAGCGGCCCGAAAAGACCAGCACCTTCAGGTTCCCCAGTCCCGGACGATTCCGAATGACACGCAACAGTTCCATTCCCGACAGGACAGGCATTTCGATATCGGTCAGGACCAGGTCGTACACGTGCTCACTGAGAAGGTTGAGTGCGGTGTCTCCATTTGCGGCTTCGTCACAATCGATTCCTTCGGAAAGGAGCGACAACTTCACACATTTTCGTACGGTGGGTTCGTCGTCAACGATCAGAACGCGTCGTTTCCGACGTGGATCGGTCGGAGAGGACTCCGCAGGCAACGCTTCCAGCATCGTTTTGTTGACGGGAACCAGCCGCGAATCGACGCGTCGTGATTCGATAAATGGCATCAACGCGGTCATGACCGCCGCCGGACTTTGATATCGATCACCGGGTTGCACGGCCATCATTTTCATGACGACGGCCGACAGTTCGCCGGGCAGGTCTGGGCAGACTTCAAGTATCGACGGAGGTTCTTGATTGGAGCGGCGCAAGAAGTCTTCGACGATCCGGCCATTGGATACAAACGGCGTTTGACCGGTCAGGCACCAGTACAGTGTGGCGCCCAGGCTGTAGATGTCCGCCCGGATATCCACTGAACTGGCGTCACGTGCTTGTTCCGGCGCCAGGTAGTCGACGGTTCCCAGCCAGGAGCCGGGACGCGTCAACCGGCTTTCGTAGCGGCGCGACAGGCCGAAGTCCAACAGTTTGGCGGTTCCGTCCGGAGTCATGATGATGTTGGATGGCTTGATATCGCGGTGGATCAGCCCATGTTTGCTAGTTTCTTGCAGGGCACTGGCGGCCTGGAAAATCAGGTTGCAGGCGACCTGCTTCGACAGCGGCCCCCCGGTTGTGACGGCCTCTTCCAGATTCATTCCGGGCACATATTCCATGACGAAATACAGCAACCGGTCTCCGTCAGGCGAGGCGCTGATCACTTCTCCCGCATCGATTGCGGCCACGATATTGCGGTGCTGCAATTGCGCGACCGACCAGGCTTCGTTTTCGAACCGCCGCAGCAATTGCGGTTCGACGTCACGAGACACGATCTGAACCTTGATGGCCGCCAACCGCGGCAGTCGCACATGTTCCGCCTTGTACACATGGCCCATCGAGCCGCGGCCAAGGCGGCCCAGCACGCGATAATGGCCCAGGATCAAGCCGAATCCCTGTCCCGACTGAATTCGTTCCACCTGATAGCGTGTCAAAAGATTCAGTGAGACCAACTCTTCCAGCAGAAAATCGTCGTCGAGTTCATTGGTCAAACGGTTTTTGGCGGCGAGATCGAGGTCCACCCAGTCGTGTCGGCGAATGATGGACGTGACGAGCAGTTCTTTTAAGAGTCCCTCGGCACCCTCCCAGAGCGACTCCAGCGATTCGCCAGACGTATGACTGTCGGCGGGGCAGTATGTGGGGGACAACGTATCGCGCATCTTGACTCGGGGACCAGTCATAGTTTCTCCGGGGAGTTGGCCGCTTGTGATGTTCGGTCAGACTGGGGAGCGTGACCCGAACCTCACGTTTGATGAATCACCGAACAAGCTGAATAATTGGCATTTCCCGCAGAATTCGATCAGGCCAGTCGTGGTCCGACGGCACCGCTATCGTCTTGGTAATCGAAGGTGGATTCGTTCACTGACCTCGAAAATCTTCACGATCGGTGAAATCCGAAAAAGGGACGCTCGCGTAACCGTCAATATCGTTGGTTCCGACGATGCTGTCCGGAAGGTTCAGAATATCCATGCAAAATGCGTCACTGCTGACTGGGCACGGCAATCGAATTGCCATGCCTGAATGGGAATAATGCGACATACTGTGCGCTCGGGCAGGTTGAATGAAACGGTGTGTCGACTTCACCGCAATTTGGTCTCACATGGTATTGCTCGATCCAAGCGAACACGGGGGGTGAGGTGTCTGCACCGTGCGTGGAAAGTTCGTGGGCGGCAAGTTCGTGGGTGCAGTAAGGGCCGTTATTGGAAGCGGCTGATCAGCGGAGTGATCGAATTTTCGAGAAAGGGTCGCGTCGGTTCGACTTGCGGCTAAACTGAGACTCATGTTGAACCGCACTCGCCACTTCCTGCTCGTTGCCGTCGTCGCGATCGTCCTGACATACCTTTTCTGGTGGCCCTTGTTCGCCGGCGCGGGTTTGATCGGTGGAGACCTCTATCCCTATTTCTTTCCGCAGAAAGCGTTCTACGCCGACTGCCTGAAGGCGGGCGTGTTTCCGCTGTGGAATCATCTGACAGGGTTTGGTTACCCGGTTCTGGGCGAGAGCCAGACCGGTGCCGCGTTCCCGCTGCACTTGCTGTTCTACTCCTGCTTCGATCTGAATACCGCGTACAACATCGAGCATCTGCTGCATTACCTAATCTGCTTCGTAGGGACGTGGCTTCTGGCGAAACGTCTGCAGCTGACGAATGTCGGGGCTTATCTGGCTGCGATCGTATTCACTTTTGGCTGGTTTCCCGCGCGGGGTTGTTTGGAATGGGCGATTCTGACAGGGGCGTGGATGCCAGTCGCGCTATGGTGCGTTGAGGCGTTTCTGCAAACTCGACTGTGGCGGTTTGCGATCGGCTTGAGCGTCGCGTTGGGACTGCAATTGCTGGCAGGGCATTTCCACCTGGCCTTCATCACGCTACTGTTCATCGCGACGTACATTCCGTATCGAGTCTGGATAAGGTCCGACGCGGTGGCCGATCTGCCAGCGACGGATGACTCTGCGCGTCGCCGGACGTTTCTCGTGGCGGCATTGATGTTGGCGGTCGTCGCGGGCGGCGGTTTGGCCGCAGTGCAATTGTTGCCCTCCTGGGAACTGAAGCAGCGGAGTTCGCGTGTCGCAACGAGTACCGACTATGACCCGGCATACGGACACATGCCGCCCGTATATGCCTCACAACTGATCGCTCCCTGGCAGTGGTACAACCTGTTGGAAGTCGATGAAGAGAATGTCGTTCGTGATCTGGCCGAGTTTGTGGCGCCCTGGCACTGGTTCGGACCGCGACAAAGTCCCATGAATCCGCAAAGCCTTTGCACGCTTGATGAAGCCGTACAGGGAAGTCGATTTGCCGCCCTGACTGCCGGAACCAATAAGGTCGAAGCCCATTGTTATTGCGGGCTGATTCCCGTGGTCATGGCGCTGATTGCGATCGTCGAGTGGCTCAAGACAAAACGGCCGGGCACCCGTGTGAATGGAGCGGAATCGCTGCTCCAGCGGACCGCGGGATATTGGATCGTTGCCGGACTGTTTGGACTGGTCTATGCCACGGGGGTGTTGTTTCCGATCGGTCGCCTTCTGCCAGGTTTCAGCTTTTTTCGAGGTCCCGGGCGGTATGGTATCATGACGACCTTGGCGATCGCCCTGCTCGCCGGGCAGTTGCTCGGACAATGGTCTCGGCGATTCTCGAACGGTTGGATGCGGATCGCCGTGGTGAGTTTCCTTTTCGCTTCGACGTGCGGTGATTTGTGGCTGGTCAGTCGAATGGTGAAGTACACGGTGATGGTGTCGCCTCCGCGGATTTCCTTCCGTGAATCGAGCGAAGTTCGGCAACGATTGCTCGCGGAACCATCAATGCCGCGGATGCTTGCACCCGGCCCCAACGTCGGGAATCTCTTGGGGGTGTCATGCGTTCCCTGGTATCTGGGGATTGCTCCTGCGGAGTACGTTGACCCCCAGAACGCGATCCCTCCCGTTCCGAAGCCTTTGGGCAAGAACCGACCCACACCGGGTTCGCCAGAGTTGAATGAGTGGCTCAGACGCTCGGGCGTCACGCATGTGCTGAACTTCGAACCACTCGAAGAATCGTCGTGGAATGTTGAGTTGATGTGGCGCGGTGTCGATCCGTTCTTGAACCGCGTCTGGGCGCGCGACGAACCGATCTTCCTGTACCGATTCCGTCCCGATCCGAATGGGGGGCCCAATGGCTCGCTTCCAACCCGCGCGTCGACGATCACGGGAACTCCGCGTGTCGATGCACCGGACTGGCAGCAGGCACGCATCAATGAACGTCGACTGACGTTGGGTGCGGAGCTCAATGAGTCGACGCGAATGGTGCTGACAGAACTGGCGTATCCAGGATGGACGGCGCGCCAAGGAACCGCCGAGTTAGCGGTCATGAACCAGGGACTGTTCCGATCCGTGGAACTGCTGCCTGGCGGTTCGTCGGAAATTCAGTGGTCGTACCGACCATGGAGCGTCTATCTCGGCGCGGTGATCAGTCTGGCAACGTTGCTGATCCTGGCAGCGATTGCTCACGTAAGGTTCTGGCATCCGGGTTTGGTCAATCGATGGCTGAAGAGTGCGTGAAGGTGCATCGTTGCCGGACGCTTCTGTCGTCCCGATTTGGCTGCATTCGCGAACCCAATCGCCCCGTGATTCAGTAGTCGACTCGCATCAAGTACAGCCCCTGTGGGGGCGCGGTTTCACCGGCATGCGTTCGATCACCCGTCTCGAGAATTCGTCGCATGTCCTCGGGCGTCCATCGTCCGCGTCCCACATGAATCAACGTGCCGACGATGGCGCGAACCATGTTGTAAAGAAAACCGTCGGCCTGAACGTCGAAGCAAACGAAAGACGGTTCGACATCTGCAGGCGTCGCACTGGCAACTGGACCGCTGGCCTGGCGTGGCTCTCCGGGAACAGTTGGAGCAAGATCCTCCCAGACGTCCCAGCCAGCGGCGCGACTGACGCTGGCGTGCATGATTGTCCGCACACTTGAGGATCGATTCGGCCAGTTCGACTCAAAGCAACGAAAGTCGTGAGTTCCAACGAGATACTGGACGGCGGCATGCATCGCATCATGGTCCAAACGTGAA from the Schlesneria paludicola DSM 18645 genome contains:
- a CDS encoding GGDEF domain-containing protein produces the protein MISLPATIACCLMSAVIGSALTIAFRCAFTRPVKLGAAGETLSEHEQNEQNQSERRIEHLANSLYELTSHVDLQVGQHCLRVNEITDKLETPGEIGSALVLVAGKMLVNANQRLQTDLEDAKKEIQRQREMMTSCMQESRMDALTAIPNRRAFDYEIIRVFADRRRNGTTFCLLILDIDHFKRINDQYGHMVGDQLLKSFSRCLTSTFRETDFIARFGGEEFIAILPKTPLEDACRAADRIRQVIASGRHRVGDLELQVTASIGVKEVEDHETDAELLQRTDKSLYAAKNGGRNWVYYYQNGSCFRFEPVVTPPPSDGEVATDGELQSADVESGSWEPQTTSAASNPVEKSAEVSYAEI
- a CDS encoding protein kinase domain-containing protein, whose amino-acid sequence is MTGPRVKMRDTLSPTYCPADSHTSGESLESLWEGAEGLLKELLVTSIIRRHDWVDLDLAAKNRLTNELDDDFLLEELVSLNLLTRYQVERIQSGQGFGLILGHYRVLGRLGRGSMGHVYKAEHVRLPRLAAIKVQIVSRDVEPQLLRRFENEAWSVAQLQHRNIVAAIDAGEVISASPDGDRLLYFVMEYVPGMNLEEAVTTGGPLSKQVACNLIFQAASALQETSKHGLIHRDIKPSNIIMTPDGTAKLLDFGLSRRYESRLTRPGSWLGTVDYLAPEQARDASSVDIRADIYSLGATLYWCLTGQTPFVSNGRIVEDFLRRSNQEPPSILEVCPDLPGELSAVVMKMMAVQPGDRYQSPAAVMTALMPFIESRRVDSRLVPVNKTMLEALPAESSPTDPRRKRRVLIVDDEPTVRKCVKLSLLSEGIDCDEAANGDTALNLLSEHVYDLVLTDIEMPVLSGMELLRVIRNRPGLGNLKVLVFSGRSSPNEMARMMSAGADDYLVKPLSIVQLRSRVNAALRLKESQDAALALNQRLFEANQEMVQNLSSLGDSLAQSTSNHQ